In a genomic window of Gambusia affinis linkage group LG04, SWU_Gaff_1.0, whole genome shotgun sequence:
- the LOC122830090 gene encoding prostaglandin D2 receptor 2-like: MFNMVFTSNVSEGPLFCPLLKRMREANIHNNTQVNMVLISIHGIFSSLGILENALIIWVLGFRLRRRTVSSIWMLNLAMSDFLATLTLPLYTFYFHYFQSWEFGQPLCIVQTCMFAINMFVSAFLLAAISLDRLLLVSKPVWSKNHRSVAGAWKVCALGWLWAAINTIPYSIFRSVTVKTDGRKLCYYNFALHLSSKDSLEMDCYLRQGAIAISKLLLAFVFPLVIIAGSYIKIALSLRNTLRRRKQSTGRLADMLSLRSYDAHSRRVKTSGVKSLTSGSSFESTSNNPSSVISSPPCQRLLSQSFTKMVTFVVAAFVLCWAPYHIFCILEMKAQYNEKIYKLVHVGLPVSATFTFLNPVLNPVLYVFSCPDFCVRIQQSLGAVFDGLVEEGGLTTPGRNLQAYMRRSSTRDVSCAQPGSPKSPKSSSYQSSGAQLPFPLLSKDLGGSQTDQTGQ; this comes from the coding sequence ATGTTCAACATGGTGTTCACATCCAATGTCTCTGAGGGTCCGTTATTCTGCCCACTGCTGAAGCGGATGAGAGAAGCCAATATACACAACAACACACAGGTCAACATGGTGTTGATTTCCATCCATGGCATCTTCTCCTCCCTGGGAATTTTGGAAAATGCCTTGATCATTTGGGTTTTGGGATTTCGCCTCAGGCGTCGAACCGTGTCCTCCATTTGGATGCTTAACCTGGCCATGTCTGACTTCCTGGCCACCCTGACTCTACCGCTCTACACTTTCTACTTTCATTACTTCCAAAGCTGGGAGTTCGGACAACCACTCTGCATTGTACAAACTTGCATGTTTGCcatcaacatgtttgtttcagcCTTCCTGCTGGCAGCCATTTCATTGGACCGTCTGCTTCTAGTTTCCAAGCCAGTGTGGAGTAAGAATCACAGGTCGGTGGCGGGAGCTTGGAAGGTGTGCGCACTTGGCTGGCTGTGGGCAGCGATAAATACCATACCTTACTCCATATTTCGTTCAGTGACTGTGAAGACTGATGGGAGGAAGTTATGCTACTATAattttgctttgcatttatCCAGTAAAGATTCATTAGAAATGGACTGTTATCTGAGGCAGGGGGCAATAGCCATCTCCAAGTTACTGTTAGCTTTCGTCTTCCCTCTAGTCATCATTGCAGGGAGCTACATCAAAATTGCCCTAAGCCTGAGAAACACACTCAGAAGGAGAAAGCAGAGTACCGGCAGACTGGCTGATATGCTGTCTCTGCGTAGCTATGATGCACATTCAAGAAGGGTTAAAACAAGTGGCGTCAAGTCTTTGACTTCTGGTTCCTCATTTGAGTCCACATCAAACAACCCGTCTTCCGTCATCTCCAGTCCACCATGTCAGAGGTTGTTGTCTCAAAGTTTTACCAAAATGGTGACATTTGTGGTTGCAGCATTTGTGCTCTGCTGGGCTCCTTATCACATCTTCTGCATCCTAGAAATGAAAGCCCAgtataatgaaaaaatatacaaattagtGCATGTGGGCCTTCCAGTGTCTGCAACGTTTACTTTTCTGAATCCAGTTTTGAACCCTGTCCTGTACGTCTTCAGCTGCCCCGACTTCTGCGTGAGAATACAACAGAGTCTGGGAGCAGTGTTTGATGGACTCGTGGAGGAGGGTGGACTGACGACTCCGGGTAGGAACCTGCAAGCTTACATGAGGCGGAGTAGTACCAGAGATGTGAGCTGTGCACAACCAGGGTCACCAAAGTCACCAAAGTCTTCATCCTACCAGTCTTCTGGTGCACAACTACCATTTCCTCTACTCTCTAAAGACCTTGGAGGCAGTCAAACAGATCAAACAGGACAATAA
- the LOC122830093 gene encoding prostaglandin D2 receptor 2-like isoform X2 gives MFNMVFTSNVSEGPLFCPLLKRLREGSINNDTQVNTVVISIHGIFSSLGILENALIIWVLGFRLRHRTVASIWMLNLAMSDFLATLTLPLYTFYFYYSRSWELGQPLCIVQTSIFFFNMFVSAFLLAAISLDRLLLVSKPAWSMNHRSAAGAWKVCGLGWLWAAINTIPYSVFRSVTVRTDGRKICYYNFALYLSSKDSLEMDCNLRQGAIAISKLLLAFVFPLVIIAGSYIKIALSLRIILRRRKQSTGRLADMVSLRSYGEHSGMVKTNGVKSLTSGSSFESTSNNPSPIISSPSCQRLLSQSFTKMVTFVIAAFVLCWAPYHIFCILEMTAQYNEKIYKLVQEGVTVSATFAFLNPILNPVLYVFSCPDFCVRIRQSLGAVFDGLVEEGGLITPGRNLQAYIRRSSTRDVSCAQPGSPKSPKSSS, from the coding sequence ATGTTCAACATGGTGTTCACATCCAATGTCTCTGAGGGTCCGTTATTCTGCCCACTGCTGAAGCGGTTGAGAGAAGGCAGTATAAACAACGACACACAGGTCAACACGGTTGTGATTTCCATCCATGGCATCTTCTCCTCCCTGGGAATTTTGGAAAATGCCTTGATCATTTGGGTTTTGGGATTTCGCCTCAGGCATCGAACCGTGGCCTCCATTTGGATGCTTAACCTGGCCATGTCTGACTTCCTGGCCACCCTGACTCTACCGCTCTAcactttctacttttattaCTCCCGAAGCTGGGAGTTAGGACAACCACTCTGCATAGTACAAACTTccatatttttcttcaacatgtttgtttcagcCTTCCTGCTGGCAGCCATTTCATTGGACCGTCTGCTTCTAGTTTCCAAGCCAGCTTGGAGTATGAATCACAGGTCGGCGGCGGGAGCTTGGAAGGTGTGCGGACTTGGCTGGCTGTGGGCAGCGATAAATACCATACCTTACTCCGTATTTCGTTCAGTGACTGTGAGGACTGATGGGAGGAAGATATGCTACTATAATTTTGCTTTGTATTTATCCAGTAAAGATTCATTAGAAATGGACTGTAATCTGAGGCAGGGGGCAATAGCCATCTCCAAGTTACTGTTAGCTTTCGTCTTCCCTCTAGTCATCATTGCAGGGAGCTACATCAAAATTGCCCTGAGCCTGAGAATCATACTCAGAAGGAGAAAGCAGAGTACCGGCAGACTGGCTGATATGGTGTCTCTGCGTAGCTATGGTGAACATTCAGGAATGGTTAAAACAAATGGCGTCAAGTCTTTGACTTCTGGTTCCTCATTTGAGTCCACATCAAACAACCCGTCTCCCATCATCTCCAGTCCGTCATGTCAGAGGTTGTTGTCTCAAAGTTTTACCAAAATGGTGACGTTTGTGATTGCAGCATTTGTGCTCTGCTGGGCTCCTTATCACATCTTCTGCATCCTAGAAATGACAGCCCAGTATAAtgaaaaaatctacaaattagTGCAAGAGGGCGTTACAGTGTCTGCAACGTTTGCTTTTCTGAATCCAATTTTGAACCCTGTCCTGTACGTCTTCAGCTGCCCCGACTTCTGCGTGAGAATACGACAGAGTCTGGGAGCAGTGTTTGATGGACTCGTGGAGGAGGGTGGACTGATAACTCCGGGTAGGAACCTGCAAGCTTACATTAGGCGGAGTAGTACCAGAGATGTGAGCTGTGCACAACCAGGGTCACCAAAGTCACCAAAGTCTTCATCCTAA
- the LOC122830093 gene encoding prostaglandin D2 receptor 2-like isoform X1, translating to MVTSRLMFNMVFTSNVSEGPLFCPLLKRLREGSINNDTQVNTVVISIHGIFSSLGILENALIIWVLGFRLRHRTVASIWMLNLAMSDFLATLTLPLYTFYFYYSRSWELGQPLCIVQTSIFFFNMFVSAFLLAAISLDRLLLVSKPAWSMNHRSAAGAWKVCGLGWLWAAINTIPYSVFRSVTVRTDGRKICYYNFALYLSSKDSLEMDCNLRQGAIAISKLLLAFVFPLVIIAGSYIKIALSLRIILRRRKQSTGRLADMVSLRSYGEHSGMVKTNGVKSLTSGSSFESTSNNPSPIISSPSCQRLLSQSFTKMVTFVIAAFVLCWAPYHIFCILEMTAQYNEKIYKLVQEGVTVSATFAFLNPILNPVLYVFSCPDFCVRIRQSLGAVFDGLVEEGGLITPGRNLQAYIRRSSTRDVSCAQPGSPKSPKSSS from the coding sequence CCGTCTGATGTTCAACATGGTGTTCACATCCAATGTCTCTGAGGGTCCGTTATTCTGCCCACTGCTGAAGCGGTTGAGAGAAGGCAGTATAAACAACGACACACAGGTCAACACGGTTGTGATTTCCATCCATGGCATCTTCTCCTCCCTGGGAATTTTGGAAAATGCCTTGATCATTTGGGTTTTGGGATTTCGCCTCAGGCATCGAACCGTGGCCTCCATTTGGATGCTTAACCTGGCCATGTCTGACTTCCTGGCCACCCTGACTCTACCGCTCTAcactttctacttttattaCTCCCGAAGCTGGGAGTTAGGACAACCACTCTGCATAGTACAAACTTccatatttttcttcaacatgtttgtttcagcCTTCCTGCTGGCAGCCATTTCATTGGACCGTCTGCTTCTAGTTTCCAAGCCAGCTTGGAGTATGAATCACAGGTCGGCGGCGGGAGCTTGGAAGGTGTGCGGACTTGGCTGGCTGTGGGCAGCGATAAATACCATACCTTACTCCGTATTTCGTTCAGTGACTGTGAGGACTGATGGGAGGAAGATATGCTACTATAATTTTGCTTTGTATTTATCCAGTAAAGATTCATTAGAAATGGACTGTAATCTGAGGCAGGGGGCAATAGCCATCTCCAAGTTACTGTTAGCTTTCGTCTTCCCTCTAGTCATCATTGCAGGGAGCTACATCAAAATTGCCCTGAGCCTGAGAATCATACTCAGAAGGAGAAAGCAGAGTACCGGCAGACTGGCTGATATGGTGTCTCTGCGTAGCTATGGTGAACATTCAGGAATGGTTAAAACAAATGGCGTCAAGTCTTTGACTTCTGGTTCCTCATTTGAGTCCACATCAAACAACCCGTCTCCCATCATCTCCAGTCCGTCATGTCAGAGGTTGTTGTCTCAAAGTTTTACCAAAATGGTGACGTTTGTGATTGCAGCATTTGTGCTCTGCTGGGCTCCTTATCACATCTTCTGCATCCTAGAAATGACAGCCCAGTATAAtgaaaaaatctacaaattagTGCAAGAGGGCGTTACAGTGTCTGCAACGTTTGCTTTTCTGAATCCAATTTTGAACCCTGTCCTGTACGTCTTCAGCTGCCCCGACTTCTGCGTGAGAATACGACAGAGTCTGGGAGCAGTGTTTGATGGACTCGTGGAGGAGGGTGGACTGATAACTCCGGGTAGGAACCTGCAAGCTTACATTAGGCGGAGTAGTACCAGAGATGTGAGCTGTGCACAACCAGGGTCACCAAAGTCACCAAAGTCTTCATCCTAA